The following are encoded in a window of Artemia franciscana chromosome 19, ASM3288406v1, whole genome shotgun sequence genomic DNA:
- the LOC136039652 gene encoding sialin-like produces the protein MNSILTRWVYISDSQCGVQAPQNAVILALPYFLSWVSTLILYPLADLCKKKKWLSTVAVRKIWTLIGHLGPALCLFVMAGAGCNIQLIIAMLMLSQVVEAGNYGGWLINHIDIAPSFSGTLFGITNGVSMLVSWLGPVLVGFMTDENQTLEAWSAVFIMAGSVLAADSIFFLMFGSGSEQSWNYKAEGESDEVESRMNNVNNTPIVTQENNQLP, from the exons ATGAATTCGATTTTGACTCGATGGGTCTATATCAGTGATTCCCAATGTGGGGTTCAGGCCCCACAG aatGCTGTCATCCTGGCTCTACCATATTTCTTATCATGGGTTTCTACTTTGATATTGTATCCACTCGCCGATTTatgcaaaaagaagaaatggCTGTCCACAGTTGCAGTACGAAAGATATGGACTCTAATTG gtcaTTTAGGACCAGCACTATGCCTCTTTGTAATGGCAGGCGCTGGATGTAACATTCAATTAATTATTGCAATGCTGATGTTATCACAAGTTGTTGAAGCTGGAAATTACGGTGGCTGGCTCATTAACCACATTGATATAGCACCCAGTTTCTCAG GGACTCTGTTTGGAATAACAAATGGTGTATCTATGCTGGTTTCCTGGCTGGGCCCAGTCCTGGTAGGATTCATGACAGATGAAAAT CAAACCCTTGAAGCCTGGTCGGCCGTCTTTATTATGGCTGGCAGTGTGTTAGCAGCAGACTCGATTTTCTTCCTTATGTTTGGATCCGGCTCTGAACAATCCTGGAATTACAAGGCTGAAGGAGAAAGCGATGAAGTAGAATCTAGGATGAACAATGTAAATAATACACCTATAGTAACACAAGAAAATAATCAACTTCCataa